Proteins encoded in a region of the Streptomyces sp. NBC_01298 genome:
- a CDS encoding ABC transporter ATP-binding protein: MSATETRVAPATLRTTTGREAARWVAANCRTMPWLTSGAVLSTVAGAALQMLPVLLLGRVVDGVTGGEPRSILITIGVWMVAAALLGAAATALSAYLIGRLGADLLADLREGAVRAVLGMPSARVEQVGRGDVLSRVGDDVAVLSKGIRSAIPTVFSAGILVAIATIGMFGLDWRLGLAGACALPAYALALRWYLPRSAPLYRKRAVAQAERAQALISGLNGIETVRAHRLEEAFREKVSADSRRVRDLGIEVFHFFGRFVGRENRAEFIGLTLILVVGYVLLETGSATLGEVAAAPLVFHRLFTPLGAIMFTFDEAQKSGASLTRLVGVLAESTQDRLVGDSTAAPADRDPYPVTVQGLTFRYPGSEEPVLSDVSLTIPAGGSLALVGATGAGKTTLAALIAGIGTPEAGSVRIGSTDLADLDEAAARALVSILTQETHVFSGPLADDLRLAAPEATDAELLAALGTVGAAEWVDALPEGLDTAVGEGGARLDGTKVAQVALARLVLGRAPVVVLDESTAEAGSEGAAELERAVLAACAGRTTLFVAHRLTQAVAADRIAVLDAGRVVEQGTHEELVALGGRYARLWRAWRDAS; encoded by the coding sequence GTGAGCGCCACGGAGACTCGGGTCGCCCCGGCAACCCTGCGTACGACGACCGGACGTGAAGCAGCCCGATGGGTCGCGGCGAACTGCCGCACGATGCCCTGGCTGACGTCCGGAGCCGTACTCAGCACGGTCGCCGGGGCGGCTCTCCAGATGCTCCCGGTCCTGCTGCTCGGCCGGGTGGTCGACGGAGTGACCGGGGGCGAACCGCGTTCGATCCTGATCACGATCGGGGTCTGGATGGTGGCCGCCGCGCTGCTCGGCGCGGCGGCCACCGCCTTGTCCGCCTACCTGATCGGGCGGCTCGGCGCCGACCTGCTCGCGGACCTGCGCGAGGGCGCCGTACGGGCCGTCCTGGGGATGCCCAGCGCCCGCGTCGAGCAGGTGGGGCGAGGGGACGTGCTCTCCCGGGTCGGCGACGACGTCGCCGTCCTGTCCAAGGGCATCCGCTCGGCCATCCCCACGGTGTTCTCCGCGGGGATCCTGGTGGCCATCGCCACGATCGGCATGTTCGGCCTCGACTGGCGGCTGGGACTGGCCGGCGCCTGCGCCCTGCCGGCCTACGCGCTGGCCCTGCGCTGGTACCTGCCCCGCTCGGCCCCGCTCTACCGCAAGCGCGCGGTGGCCCAGGCCGAGCGCGCGCAGGCCCTGATCAGCGGCCTGAACGGCATCGAGACGGTCCGGGCGCACCGCCTGGAGGAGGCCTTCCGCGAGAAGGTCTCCGCCGATTCGCGGCGGGTGCGGGACCTCGGCATCGAGGTGTTCCACTTCTTCGGCCGCTTCGTCGGCCGGGAGAACCGGGCGGAGTTCATCGGACTCACCCTGATCCTCGTGGTGGGCTACGTCCTGCTGGAGACCGGCTCCGCGACCCTCGGTGAAGTGGCGGCGGCTCCACTGGTGTTCCACCGCCTGTTCACCCCGCTGGGCGCCATCATGTTCACCTTCGACGAGGCCCAGAAGTCGGGCGCGAGCCTGACCCGGCTCGTCGGGGTGCTGGCGGAGTCCACGCAGGACCGGCTGGTCGGGGATTCGACCGCCGCGCCCGCGGACCGGGACCCGTACCCGGTGACGGTGCAGGGGCTGACGTTCCGTTACCCCGGCTCCGAGGAGCCGGTGCTGAGCGACGTCAGCCTGACGATCCCGGCGGGCGGCTCGCTGGCCCTGGTCGGCGCGACGGGGGCCGGCAAGACGACCCTGGCCGCGCTCATCGCCGGCATCGGGACCCCGGAGGCCGGGTCGGTGCGGATCGGCTCGACCGACCTCGCCGATCTGGACGAGGCGGCGGCGCGGGCGCTGGTGAGCATCCTGACCCAGGAGACGCACGTGTTCTCCGGGCCGCTCGCCGACGACCTGCGGCTGGCCGCGCCGGAGGCGACCGACGCCGAACTGCTGGCCGCGCTGGGCACCGTAGGGGCGGCCGAGTGGGTCGACGCGCTGCCCGAGGGGCTGGACACGGCGGTCGGTGAGGGCGGTGCCCGGCTGGACGGCACCAAGGTGGCCCAGGTCGCCCTGGCCCGGCTGGTGCTCGGCCGGGCCCCCGTGGTGGTGCTCGACGAGTCCACCGCGGAGGCGGGCAGCGAGGGCGCCGCCGAGCTGGAGCGGGCCGTACTGGCCGCCTGCGCCGGTCGGACCACCCTGTTCGTGGCGCACCGGCTGACCCAGGCGGTGGCCGCCGACCGGATCGCCGTGCTTGATGCGGGACGCGTCGTGGAGCAGGGCACGCACGAGGAGTTGGTGGCTCTGGGCGGCCGCTACGCGCGACTCTGGCGGGCCTGGAGAGACGCCAGTTAA
- a CDS encoding iron-siderophore ABC transporter substrate-binding protein — MLLDRTTRMKPWRQLAATVSAAALGVGLLAGCGSDSAATNDKDKKKDDNANAPAATGAFPVTVEHFFGSTEVKKAPQRVVTVGYTDDQNVLAFGIKPVGMVDQYPNPAGQSPDINTQWPWVKDKWGETKPEVIMNNGDAGPNFEKIAALRPDLIIAVYSEVDQAAYDKLSKIAPTVGRTKAEKEPFSAPWQDNALQIAKAVGKETEGKAMIQGVQDKLATVKKAHPEFATQTAVAVSWYKDAVNPFTATDVRGQLLTGMGFKGQTELDKISDGKFSYPLSPERMDLIDVDRVFVINDKADTDALNKFDLFANLKVTKAKKVSYLLDSEGPAVGAAVSQATLPALPFAIDELVKSVG, encoded by the coding sequence ATGCTCCTCGACCGAACGACACGTATGAAGCCCTGGCGGCAGCTGGCGGCGACCGTGTCCGCCGCGGCCCTCGGTGTAGGCCTCCTTGCCGGCTGCGGTTCCGACTCGGCTGCCACCAACGACAAGGACAAGAAGAAGGACGACAACGCCAACGCCCCGGCCGCCACCGGCGCGTTCCCGGTCACCGTCGAGCACTTCTTCGGCTCCACCGAGGTCAAGAAGGCCCCCCAGCGGGTCGTCACCGTCGGCTACACCGACGACCAGAACGTCCTCGCGTTCGGCATCAAGCCGGTCGGCATGGTCGACCAGTACCCGAACCCGGCCGGTCAGAGCCCTGACATCAACACCCAGTGGCCCTGGGTGAAGGACAAGTGGGGCGAGACCAAGCCCGAGGTCATCATGAACAACGGTGACGCCGGCCCCAACTTCGAGAAGATCGCGGCCCTGCGCCCCGACCTGATCATCGCGGTCTACTCCGAGGTCGACCAGGCCGCCTACGACAAGCTGTCGAAGATCGCCCCGACGGTCGGCCGCACCAAGGCCGAGAAGGAGCCCTTCAGCGCTCCGTGGCAGGACAACGCCCTCCAGATCGCCAAGGCGGTCGGCAAGGAGACCGAGGGCAAGGCGATGATCCAGGGCGTCCAGGACAAGCTCGCCACGGTCAAGAAGGCGCACCCCGAGTTCGCCACCCAGACGGCCGTCGCGGTGTCCTGGTACAAGGACGCGGTCAACCCCTTCACCGCCACCGACGTGCGCGGCCAGCTCCTGACCGGCATGGGCTTCAAGGGTCAGACCGAGCTCGACAAGATCTCGGACGGCAAGTTCTCCTATCCGCTCTCCCCGGAGCGGATGGACCTCATCGACGTCGACCGCGTCTTCGTCATCAACGACAAGGCCGACACGGACGCGCTGAACAAGTTCGACCTCTTCGCCAACCTGAAGGTCACCAAGGCCAAGAAGGTGTCCTACCTGCTGGACAGCGAGGGTCCGGCCGTCGGTGCGGCCGTGTCCCAGGCCACCCTGCCCGCCCTGCCGTTCGCCATCGACGAGCTCGTCAAGTCGGTCGGCTAG
- a CDS encoding ABC transporter ATP-binding protein, translating to MGAQSITGIQSGTEGVPRLVAKGVTVGYGDRTVIDSLDVSIPEGVVTTIIGPNGCGKSTLLRTLSRLLKPTSGSVVLDGEDIARLRTRDVAKKLGLLPQAPVAPEGLTVADLVARGRHPHQSWLRQWSSDDASVVERALAMTGVADLADRPVDALSGGQRQRVWISMTLAQGTDLLLLDEPTTYLDLAHAVDVLDLVDDLHESGRTVVMVLHDLNLAARYSDNLIVMKDGSVLAQGHPREVLTAELLREAFGLRAMVIDDPVGDRPLVVPIGRTHVLSEGGQSVGSQSEGG from the coding sequence GTGGGCGCTCAGTCCATCACCGGGATCCAGTCCGGGACCGAGGGGGTCCCGCGCCTGGTGGCCAAGGGCGTCACCGTCGGGTACGGCGACCGGACCGTCATCGACTCGCTCGACGTGTCGATCCCCGAGGGCGTGGTGACCACCATCATCGGCCCCAACGGCTGCGGCAAGTCCACCCTGTTGCGGACCCTGTCGCGGCTGCTCAAGCCGACCAGCGGCTCCGTGGTCCTGGACGGCGAGGACATCGCCCGGCTGCGGACCAGGGACGTGGCGAAGAAGCTCGGCCTGCTGCCCCAGGCGCCGGTCGCGCCGGAAGGCCTGACCGTGGCCGACCTGGTCGCCAGGGGCCGGCATCCGCACCAGAGCTGGCTGCGCCAGTGGTCCTCGGACGACGCGTCCGTCGTGGAGCGCGCGCTGGCCATGACGGGGGTGGCCGACCTGGCCGACCGCCCCGTGGACGCGCTCTCCGGAGGTCAGCGTCAACGCGTCTGGATATCCATGACCCTCGCTCAGGGCACCGACCTGCTGCTGCTCGACGAGCCCACCACCTATCTCGACCTGGCGCACGCCGTCGACGTGCTGGACCTGGTCGACGACCTGCACGAGTCGGGACGCACCGTGGTCATGGTGCTGCACGACCTCAACCTGGCCGCGCGCTACAGCGACAACCTGATCGTGATGAAGGACGGTTCGGTCCTCGCGCAGGGGCATCCGCGCGAGGTGCTGACCGCCGAACTGCTGCGGGAGGCATTCGGCTTGCGTGCCATGGTGATTGACGATCCGGTGGGCGACCGTCCGCTCGTGGTGCCGATCGGGCGCACGCACGTCCTGAGTGAGGGCGGTCAGAGTGTGGGAAGTCAGAGCGAGGGCGGCTGA
- a CDS encoding FecCD family ABC transporter permease, producing MNVTDVKSAEKSVDKSGENSGENSARKPSVAPGVRLGGLSFVWRPRIVLVTLLLAAAAFLLFCLSIAVGDFPLGLSQVVATLFGGGEQVDQFVIMDLRMPRALAGLVVGVALGMSGAITQSIARNPLASPDILGITGGASAVAVCLVTVSGGATAAVVSSVGLSGAALAGGLATGLLVYFMAWRRGVDGFRLILIGLSVSAVMEAITTWLLVTADIRDVARAQAWLVGSLDNRSWDEVSVALWGTLALAVVVACVAFQFKPLHFGDDVAAGLGVRFALVRAVLLLCAVLLAGFAVSAAGPVPFVAMVAPQVALRLTKSPTPPLVASAVTGALLLIGSDLVARTALPITLPVGVVTAAIGGPFLIYLLVRANRR from the coding sequence ATGAACGTGACCGATGTGAAGTCCGCCGAGAAGTCAGTCGACAAGTCAGGCGAGAACTCCGGCGAGAACTCCGCCAGGAAGCCCTCGGTGGCGCCGGGTGTGCGGCTCGGCGGCCTGTCGTTCGTCTGGCGGCCCAGGATCGTGCTGGTCACGCTGCTGCTGGCGGCGGCGGCCTTCCTGCTGTTCTGCCTGTCCATCGCCGTGGGGGACTTCCCCCTCGGCCTGTCGCAGGTGGTGGCCACCCTCTTCGGCGGCGGCGAACAGGTCGACCAGTTCGTGATCATGGACCTGCGCATGCCGCGGGCCCTGGCCGGCCTCGTCGTCGGCGTCGCGCTGGGGATGTCCGGGGCGATCACCCAGTCCATCGCCCGCAATCCGCTGGCCAGTCCGGACATCCTGGGGATCACCGGGGGCGCCAGCGCGGTCGCGGTGTGCCTGGTGACGGTGTCGGGCGGGGCCACGGCCGCGGTCGTCAGCTCCGTGGGACTGTCCGGGGCGGCGCTCGCGGGAGGCCTCGCCACCGGACTGCTGGTCTACTTCATGGCCTGGCGGCGCGGGGTCGACGGCTTCCGGCTCATCCTCATCGGCCTCTCCGTGAGCGCCGTGATGGAGGCGATCACCACCTGGCTGCTGGTCACCGCCGACATCAGGGACGTGGCGCGGGCCCAGGCCTGGCTGGTCGGCTCCCTGGACAACCGGTCGTGGGACGAGGTGTCGGTGGCCCTGTGGGGCACGCTCGCCCTCGCGGTGGTCGTGGCGTGCGTGGCCTTCCAGTTCAAGCCGCTGCACTTCGGCGACGACGTGGCCGCCGGTCTCGGCGTCCGGTTCGCGCTCGTACGGGCCGTCCTGCTGCTGTGCGCGGTGCTCCTGGCCGGCTTCGCGGTGAGCGCGGCGGGACCGGTCCCGTTCGTCGCCATGGTGGCGCCGCAGGTGGCGCTGCGTCTGACGAAGTCGCCCACGCCTCCGTTGGTGGCCTCCGCCGTGACGGGGGCGCTGCTGCTGATCGGCTCCGACCTGGTGGCCCGTACGGCACTGCCGATCACCCTGCCGGTCGGCGTGGTCACGGCCGCGATCGGCGGCCCCTTCCTCATCTACCTCCTGGTGCGGGCGAACCGCCGCTAG
- a CDS encoding FecCD family ABC transporter permease codes for MPPGTRLPVGGPPAVGRPAPSRAVARARRRRIVGLLALLAVLVAAALVSLAVGARALSPAEAWHGLFADPDPDQKLSEARLIMRTVRVPRTVLAIVAGIALGVGGALIQGYTRNPIADTGLLGVNTGASFAVVSAIALFGFTDPFQYVWFAFLGAALAGVVVFGLSSIGRGAGNPLTLALAGQGVTVFLMAMTTAVALSDKAALNALRFWNAGSVAGVGFGVIWPVTAFIVVGLVLALATLPSVNLLNLGDDVARGLGVNITLIRTVGIVAITLLAGAATAACGPIAFLGLMVAHVARYLAGPDYRWLVPYAGLLGAVVLLVCDIVGRVVVRPGELDAGILVALLGAPFFAVLVWRGKFKSA; via the coding sequence GTGCCCCCTGGTACTCGCCTCCCCGTCGGCGGCCCGCCCGCGGTCGGGCGCCCGGCACCCTCCCGGGCCGTCGCACGGGCCCGGCGGCGGCGGATCGTGGGTCTGCTCGCCCTCCTCGCGGTCCTCGTGGCCGCGGCCCTGGTGTCCCTCGCCGTCGGCGCGCGGGCGCTCAGCCCCGCCGAGGCGTGGCACGGGCTCTTCGCGGATCCGGACCCCGACCAGAAGCTCTCCGAGGCCCGGCTCATCATGCGGACGGTACGGGTGCCCCGTACGGTCCTCGCGATCGTGGCGGGCATCGCCCTGGGCGTCGGCGGGGCGCTGATCCAGGGGTACACGCGCAACCCCATCGCGGACACCGGCCTGCTCGGGGTGAACACCGGAGCCTCGTTCGCCGTGGTGTCGGCGATCGCCCTGTTCGGGTTCACCGACCCGTTCCAGTACGTCTGGTTCGCCTTCCTGGGCGCCGCGCTCGCCGGTGTCGTCGTGTTCGGGCTCTCCAGCATCGGCCGGGGCGCGGGCAATCCGCTGACGCTCGCCCTGGCCGGGCAGGGGGTCACGGTGTTCCTGATGGCCATGACGACGGCGGTCGCGCTGTCGGACAAGGCGGCGCTGAACGCGCTGCGGTTCTGGAACGCGGGGTCGGTGGCCGGCGTCGGCTTCGGCGTCATCTGGCCGGTGACCGCCTTCATCGTGGTCGGGCTGGTACTGGCGCTGGCCACCCTGCCCTCCGTCAACCTGCTGAACCTGGGCGACGACGTGGCCCGGGGACTGGGCGTCAACATCACGCTGATCCGGACCGTCGGCATCGTCGCCATCACGCTGCTGGCGGGCGCGGCCACGGCGGCGTGCGGGCCCATCGCCTTCCTCGGGCTGATGGTGGCGCACGTGGCCCGCTATCTGGCCGGGCCCGATTACCGCTGGCTGGTGCCGTACGCGGGTCTGCTCGGCGCGGTCGTCCTTCTGGTCTGCGACATCGTGGGACGCGTCGTGGTGCGGCCGGGAGAGCTGGACGCGGGCATCCTCGTCGCTCTCCTCGGCGCTCCGTTCTTCGCGGTCCTGGTGTGGCGGGGAAAGTTCAAGAGCGCATGA
- a CDS encoding lysine N(6)-hydroxylase/L-ornithine N(5)-oxygenase family protein, with amino-acid sequence MSQALPGDAPLIHDLIGIGFGPSNVAMAIALSEHNVRVGRQEAVTAHFFEQQPRFGWHRGMLIDDATMQVSFMKDLVTLRNPTSEYSFLCYLQEKGRLIDFVNHKNLFPLRVEFHDYLEWAAAKVDDMVSYGHQVVSVEPVLRDGVVEYLDVTARSGDEVVVHRARNLVISTGLRPVMPEGVERTDHVWHNTDLLKKIDGLEGSEPTRFVVVGAGQSAAENVAYLHRRFPRAEVCAVFSRYGYSPADDSSFANRIFDPQAVDEYFTAPEDVKQRLMGYHGNTNYSVVDIDLIDDLYRQSYQEKVLGTERLRFLNVSRLTGVEETADGVRATIKSLVTGEESVLDADVVVCATGYQQADGLGLLGEVADRCHRDDQGRIRVERDYRVTTDLELSCGIYLQGGTEHTHGITSSLLSNTAVRVGEILDSILDRNLKAVPEQARPVAGGAGGGARQPAV; translated from the coding sequence ATGTCACAGGCTCTTCCTGGCGACGCACCACTGATCCACGACCTGATCGGTATCGGCTTCGGGCCGTCGAACGTCGCCATGGCGATCGCGCTCAGCGAGCACAACGTGCGCGTCGGAAGGCAAGAGGCGGTCACCGCCCACTTCTTCGAGCAGCAGCCCCGCTTCGGGTGGCACCGCGGCATGCTCATCGACGACGCGACGATGCAAGTGTCCTTCATGAAGGACCTGGTGACGCTCCGGAACCCGACCAGCGAATACAGCTTCCTCTGCTACCTGCAGGAGAAGGGCCGGCTGATCGACTTCGTCAACCACAAGAACCTGTTCCCGCTCCGGGTCGAGTTCCACGACTACCTGGAGTGGGCCGCCGCCAAGGTGGACGACATGGTCTCGTACGGCCACCAGGTCGTCTCCGTCGAGCCCGTGCTGCGGGACGGCGTCGTGGAGTACCTCGACGTGACGGCGCGCTCCGGCGACGAGGTCGTCGTCCACCGCGCCCGCAACCTCGTCATCTCCACCGGACTGCGCCCGGTCATGCCGGAGGGCGTCGAGCGGACCGACCACGTCTGGCACAACACCGACCTGCTGAAGAAGATCGACGGGCTGGAGGGCAGCGAGCCCACCCGTTTCGTCGTGGTCGGCGCCGGTCAGAGCGCCGCCGAGAACGTGGCCTACCTGCACCGCCGTTTCCCGCGGGCCGAGGTCTGCGCGGTCTTCTCCCGCTACGGCTACAGCCCGGCGGACGACAGCAGCTTCGCCAACCGCATCTTCGACCCCCAGGCGGTGGACGAGTACTTCACCGCCCCGGAGGACGTGAAGCAGCGGCTGATGGGCTACCACGGCAACACCAACTACTCCGTGGTCGACATCGACCTCATCGACGACCTCTACCGGCAGTCGTACCAGGAGAAGGTGCTCGGCACCGAGCGGCTGCGCTTCCTGAACGTCTCGCGCCTGACGGGCGTGGAGGAGACCGCCGACGGGGTCCGCGCCACCATCAAGTCCCTGGTCACCGGCGAGGAGAGCGTGCTCGACGCCGACGTCGTGGTGTGCGCCACCGGGTACCAGCAGGCCGACGGCCTGGGCCTGCTCGGCGAGGTCGCCGACCGCTGCCACCGTGACGACCAGGGCCGGATCCGGGTCGAGCGCGACTACCGGGTCACGACCGACCTCGAACTGAGCTGCGGCATCTACCTCCAGGGCGGCACCGAGCACACGCACGGCATCACCTCCTCCCTGCTGTCCAACACCGCGGTCAGGGTCGGCGAGATACTCGACTCGATCCTCGACCGGAACCTCAAGGCCGTGCCCGAGCAGGCCCGTCCGGTCGCCGGGGGAGCGGGCGGCGGAGCCCGCCAGCCGGCCGTCTGA
- a CDS encoding methionyl-tRNA formyltransferase, with translation MRVVMFGYQTWGHRTLKALLDSEHDVVMVVTHPKSEHAYEKIWSDSVADLAEEHGVPVVIRNRPDDEELFQQLKEADPDILVANNWRTWIPPRIYTLPRHGTLNIHDSLLPKYAGFSPLIWALVNGEPEVGVTAHMMDEVLDAGDIVMQRSIPVGPTDTTTDLFHKTVDLIAPVTIAALDLIASGQTEFTKQDRSQATFFHKRAEEDIRIDWSWPAETLERLVRAQSAPYPAAFTFHRGKRLEILTAVVSEGRYGGTPGRIFYREGEGVVIVAGPTAHTGHNHGLSITSVRTEDGKELPASTYFKSMGGYLTSRP, from the coding sequence ATGCGGGTCGTCATGTTCGGTTATCAGACCTGGGGCCATCGCACCCTGAAGGCGCTCCTGGACTCCGAGCACGACGTCGTGATGGTCGTGACCCACCCCAAGAGCGAGCACGCCTACGAGAAGATCTGGAGCGACTCGGTCGCCGACCTCGCCGAGGAGCACGGCGTCCCGGTCGTCATCCGCAACCGCCCGGACGACGAGGAACTGTTCCAGCAGCTCAAGGAAGCCGACCCGGACATCCTCGTCGCGAACAACTGGCGCACCTGGATACCGCCGCGCATCTACACCCTCCCCCGGCACGGCACGCTCAACATCCACGACTCCCTCCTCCCGAAGTACGCGGGCTTCTCCCCCCTCATCTGGGCCCTCGTCAACGGCGAGCCCGAGGTCGGCGTGACGGCGCACATGATGGACGAGGTCCTGGACGCCGGCGACATCGTCATGCAGCGCTCGATCCCCGTCGGCCCCACGGACACGACCACGGACCTGTTCCACAAGACGGTCGACCTGATCGCCCCGGTCACGATCGCCGCCCTCGACCTCATCGCGTCCGGCCAAACGGAGTTCACGAAGCAGGACCGCTCCCAGGCCACCTTCTTCCACAAGCGGGCCGAGGAGGACATCCGCATCGACTGGTCCTGGCCCGCCGAAACCCTGGAACGCCTGGTCCGCGCCCAGTCGGCCCCCTACCCCGCCGCCTTCACCTTCCACCGGGGCAAGCGCCTGGAGATCCTCACGGCCGTCGTCTCCGAGGGCCGCTACGGCGGCACCCCGGGCCGCATCTTCTACCGCGAGGGCGAAGGCGTGGTCATCGTCGCCGGCCCGACCGCCCACACGGGCCACAACCACGGCCTGTCCATCACCTCCGTCCGCACGGAGGACGGCAAGGAACTCCCGGCCTCCACCTACTTCAAGTCCATGGGCGGCTACCTCACGTCCCGCCCGTAA
- a CDS encoding YceI family protein has protein sequence MTVDITALTGDYVLDPAHTRIGFVARHAMVTKVRGAFHQFEGSAHLDGADPARSTGQVVIKADSIDTGVEQRDQHLRTNDFLNAPDFPDITFRSTSVEPRSDTEYRVTGDLTIKDTTRPVTIDFEYSGNAVDPYGNLRVGLEGSVAISRKEFGVTWNAALEGGGVLVGDKVVLEFDISAIRQG, from the coding sequence ATGACCGTCGACATCACCGCGCTGACCGGCGACTACGTCCTCGACCCGGCGCACACCCGGATCGGCTTCGTGGCCCGCCACGCCATGGTGACCAAAGTCCGAGGCGCGTTCCACCAGTTCGAGGGCTCGGCCCACCTGGACGGCGCCGATCCGGCCCGGTCCACCGGCCAGGTGGTGATCAAGGCCGACAGCATCGACACCGGCGTCGAACAGCGCGACCAGCACCTGCGCACCAACGACTTCCTGAACGCTCCCGACTTCCCCGACATCACGTTCCGCAGCACCTCGGTCGAGCCCCGCTCTGACACCGAATACCGCGTCACCGGCGACCTGACCATCAAGGACACCACCCGCCCGGTCACCATCGACTTCGAATACTCCGGCAACGCCGTCGACCCCTACGGAAACCTGCGGGTCGGCCTCGAAGGATCGGTGGCCATCTCCCGCAAGGAGTTCGGCGTGACCTGGAACGCGGCCCTGGAAGGCGGCGGCGTACTGGTCGGCGACAAGGTCGTCCTGGAGTTCGACATCTCCGCGATCAGGCAGGGCTGA
- a CDS encoding GDSL-type esterase/lipase family protein, which translates to MSSLTDAPSSGREIPIMIVGDSISHGSSGDWTWRYHLWKHLRAQHVELDLVGPKNTLDNIRTQEVGDGDQTYADPEFDTDHDAQWGRPYVTEKEEIEAKVAEHKPDYLLVLLGINDLVWYDVDPPKFEVNLREFIANARRGNPKLAAAFGTVLETTRAVEEPEFALKVAGANDRLRTVVKELSTVESPLYVAETAAEFVAAKHTWDGTHPNPNGEIRIAAAFADVMAAAFGIGTPYPRPYPDIAQVAAQAKETID; encoded by the coding sequence ATGTCCTCACTGACAGACGCTCCGAGCTCCGGCCGCGAGATCCCGATCATGATCGTCGGCGACTCCATCAGTCACGGCAGCAGCGGCGACTGGACCTGGCGCTACCACCTCTGGAAGCACCTGCGAGCCCAGCACGTCGAGCTCGACCTCGTCGGCCCGAAGAACACCCTCGACAACATCCGTACGCAGGAGGTCGGCGACGGCGACCAGACCTACGCCGACCCCGAGTTCGACACCGACCACGACGCCCAGTGGGGCCGCCCCTACGTGACCGAGAAGGAGGAGATCGAGGCCAAGGTCGCCGAGCACAAGCCCGACTACCTGCTGGTCCTCCTCGGCATCAACGACCTCGTCTGGTACGACGTGGACCCGCCGAAGTTCGAGGTCAACCTGCGCGAGTTCATCGCCAACGCCCGCCGCGGCAACCCGAAGCTGGCTGCCGCCTTCGGCACCGTCCTGGAGACCACCCGCGCCGTCGAGGAGCCGGAGTTCGCGCTGAAGGTGGCTGGGGCCAACGACCGGCTGCGCACCGTGGTGAAGGAGCTCTCCACGGTGGAGTCCCCGCTGTACGTCGCGGAGACGGCAGCGGAGTTCGTGGCCGCCAAGCACACCTGGGACGGCACTCACCCCAATCCCAACGGCGAGATCCGCATCGCCGCAGCGTTCGCCGACGTCATGGCCGCAGCCTTCGGTATCGGCACGCCCTACCCGCGGCCCTATCCCGACATCGCCCAGGTAGCGGCACAGGCCAAGGAAACCATCGACTGA